The following coding sequences are from one Ovis canadensis isolate MfBH-ARS-UI-01 breed Bighorn chromosome 7, ARS-UI_OviCan_v2, whole genome shotgun sequence window:
- the APC gene encoding adenomatous polyposis coli protein isoform X2 gives MAAASYDQLLKQVEALKMENSNLRQELEDNSNHLTKLETEASNMKEVLKQLQGSIEDEAMASSGQIDLLERLKELNLDSSNFPGVKLRSKMSLRSYGSREGSVSSRSGECSPVPMGSFPRRGFVNGSRENTGYLEELEKERSLLLADLDKEEKEKDWYYAQLQNLTKRIDSLPLTENFSLQTDMTRRQLEYEARQIRVAMEEQLGTCQDMEKRAQRRITRIQQIEKDILRIRQLLQSQATEAERSSQSKHEAGSREAERQNEGQGAAETSMAASGSGQGSTTRIDHETASVLSSSSTHSAPRRLTSHLGTKVEMVYSLLSMLGTHDKDDMSRTLLAMSSSQDSCISMRQSGCLPLLIQLLHGNDKDSVLLGNSRGSKEARARASAALHSIVHSQPDDKRGRREIRVLHLLEQIRAYCEACWEWQEAHEQGLDQDRNPMPAPVEHQICPAVCVLMKLSFDEEHRHAMNELGRKATRGISSQELGQGLSGGLQAIAELLQVDCEMYGLTNDHYSITLRRYAGMALTNLTFGDVANKATLCSMKGCMRALVAQLQSESEDLQQVIASVLRNLSWRADVNSKKTLREVGSVKALMECALEVKKESTLKSVLSALWNLSAHCTENKADICAVDGALAFLVGTLTYRSQTNTLAIIESGGGILRNVSSLIATNEDHRQILRENNCLQTLLQHLKSHSLTIVSNACGTLWNLSARNPKDQEALWDMGAVSMLKNLIHSKHKMIAMGSAAALRNLMANRPAKYKDANIMSPGSSLPSLHVRKQKALEAELDAQHLSETFDNIDNLSPKASHRSKQRHKQNLYGDYVFDTNRHDDNRSDNFNTGNMTVLSPYLNTTILPSSSSSRGSLDSSRSEKDRSLERERGISLGNYHPATENPGTSSKRGLQIPTTAAQIAKVMEEVSAIHTSQEDRSSGSTTELHCGTDERNALRRSSTTHTHANTYNFTKSENSNRTCPIPYAKVEYKRSSNDSLNSVSSSDGYGKRGQMKPSIESYSEDDESKFCSYGQYPADLAHKIHSANHMDDNDGELDTPINYSLKYSDEQLNSGRQSPSQNERWARPKHILEDEIKPNEQRQSRSQSTAYPVYPESSDDKHLKFQPHFGQQECVSPYRSRAANGSETNRVGSNHGISQNVTQSLCQEDDYEDDKPTNYSERYSEEGQHEEEERPTNYSIKYSEEKHHVDQPIDYSLKYTTDIPSSQKPAFSFSKNSSGQSTKTEHISSSSENTSTTSSNAKRQNQLHPSSAQSRSGQTPKATSSSCKVPSINQETIQTYCVEDTPICFSRCSSLSSLSSAEDEVGCDQTTQEAESANTLQIAEIKDNSGPRSNEDSVSKVPTVSQHIRTKSSRLQASGLSSESARHKAVEFSSGAKSPSKSGAQTPKSPPEHYVQETPLMFSRCTSVSSLDSFESRSIASSVQSEPCSGMVSGIISPSDLPDSPGQTMPPSRSKTPPPPPPPPPPQTVQTKQEVPKNKAPSAEKRESGPKQAAVNAAVQRVQVLPDADTLLHFATESTPDGFSCSSSLSALSLDEPFIQKDVELRIMPPVQENDNGNETESEQPEESNENQEKEAEKPTDSEKDLLDESDDDDIEILEECIISAMPTKSSRKAKKPAQTTSKLPPPVARKPSQLPVYKLLPSQNRLQAQKHVSFTPGDDMPRVYCVEGTPINFSTATSLSDLTIESPPNELAAGEGVRAGAQSSEFEKRDTIPTEGRSTDEAQRGNASSVTVPELDDNKTEEGDILAECINSAMPKGKSHKPFRVKKIMDQVQQASMSSSGTNKNQLDGKTKKPTSPVKPIPQSTEYRTRVRKNTDSKNNLNAERNFSENKDSKKQHLKNNSKDLNDKLPNNEDGVRGSFTFDSPHHYTPIEGTPYCFSRNDSLSSLDFDDDDVDLSREKAELRKGKENKESEAKVTNHTELTSNQQSASKTPAVTKQPITRGQSKPVLQKQSTFPQSSKDMPDRGAATDEKLQNFAIENTPVCFSRNSSLSSLSDIDQENNNNKENEPIKETEPPASQGEPGKPQASGYAPKSFHVEDTPVCFSRNSSLSSLSIDSEDDLLQECISSAMPKKKKPSRLKPDNEKHSPRNMSGILAEDLTLDLKDIQRPDSEHGLSPDSENFDWKAIQEGANSIVSSLHQAAAAACLSRQASSDSDSILSLKSGISLGSPFHLTPDQEEKPFMNNKGPRILKPGEKSTLETKKIESENKGIKGGKKVYKSLITGKVRSNSEISSQMKQPLPTNMPSISRGRTMIHIPGVRNSSSSTSPVSKKGPPLKTPASKSPSEGQPATTSPRGTKPSVKSELSPVTRQASQTAASNKGPSRSGSRDSTPSRPAQQPLSRPMQSPGRNSISPGRNGISPPNKLSQLPRTSSPSTASTKSSGSGKMSYTSPGRQMSQQNLTKQTGLSKNGSGIPRSESASKGLNQMSSNNGANKKVELSRMSSTKSSGSESDRSERPVLVRQSTFIKEAPSPTLRRKLEESASFESLSPSSRPDSPTRSQAHTPVLSPSLPDMSLPTHSSVQSGGWRKLPPNLSPTIEYNDGRPVKRHDIARSHSESPSRLPINRSGTWKREHSKHSSSLPRVSTWRRTGSSSSILSASSESSEKAKSEDEKQVNSISGSKQTKENQVSTKGTWRKIKESEISPTNSTSQTTSSGAANGAESKTLIYQMAPAVSKTEDVWVRIEDCPINNPRSGRSPTGNSPPVIDTVSEKGSPNPKDSKDNQGKQNVSNGSAPTRTMGLENRLNSFIQVDPPDQKGTETKPGQSNNPVPTSETNESSIAERTPFSSSSSSKHSSPSGTVAARVSPFNYNPSPRKSSTDGTSARPSQIPTPVSNNTKKRDSKPDSTEPSGTQSPKRHSGSYLVTSV, from the exons GGTTCAACGACACGAATAGACCATGAAACAGCCAGTGTTTTGAGTTCTAGTAGCACACACTCTGCTCCTCGAAGGCTGACGAGTCATCTGGGAACCAAG GTGGAAATGGTGTATTCATTGTTGTCAATGCTTGGTACTCATGATAAGGATGATATGTCGCGAACTTTGCTAGCTATGTCTAGCTCCCAGGACAGCTGTATATCCATGCGACAGTCTGGATGTCTTCCTCTCCTCATCCAGCTTTTACATGGCAATGACAAGGACTCTGTGCTGCTGGGAAATTCCCGGGGCAGTAAGGAGGCTCGGGCCAGGGCCAGCGCAGCGCTCCACAGCATCGTCCACTCACAGCCCGATGACAAGAGGGGCAGGCGTGAGATCCGAGTCCTCCATCTTTTGGAGCAGATACGCGCGTACTGCGAAGCCTGCTGGGAGTGGCAGGAAGCCCACGAGCAAGGCCTGGACCAGGACAGAAATCCAA tgccaGCTCCTGTTGAACATCAGATCTGTCCTGCTGTGTGTGTTCTAATGAAACTTTCGTTTGATGAAGAGCATAGACATGCAATGAATGAACTTG gTAGGAAGGCTACCCGGGGCATTTCATCCCAGGAGCTAGGGCAGGGGCTTTCAG GGGGACTACAGGCCATTGCAGAATTATTGCAAGTGGACTGTGAAATGTATGGGCTTACTAATGACCACTACAGTATTACTTTAAGACGATATGCAGGAATGGCTTTGACAAACTTGACTTTCGGAGATGTAGCTAACAAG GCTACTCTCTGCTCTATGAAAGGCTGCATGAGAGCGCTCGTGGCTCAGCTCCAGTCCGAGAGTGAGGACTTGCAGCAG GTTATTGCGAGTGTTTTGAGGAATCTGTCTTGGAGAGCAGATGTAAATAGTAAAAAGACTTTGCGTGAAGTTGGAAGTGTGAAAGCACTGATGGAATGTGCTTTGGAAGTGAAAAAG GAGTCAACCCTCAAGAGTGTTTTGAGTGCCTTATGGAACCTGTCGGCACACTGCACTGAGAATAAAGCCGACATATGTGCTGTAGACGGCGCACTTGCGTTTCTGGTTGGCACTCTCACTTATCGCAGCCAGACCAACACTTTAGCCATCATTGAAAGTGGAGGTGGCATCTTACGGAACGTATCCAGCTTGATAGCTACAAATGAGGACCACAG gCAAATCCTAAGAGAGAATAATTGCTTACAGACCTTATTACAACACTTGAAATCTCACAGTTTGACAATAGTCAGTAATGCATGCGGAACCTTGTGGAATCTCTCAGCAAGAAACCCTAAAGACCAGGAAGCATTGTGGGACATGGGAGCGGTCAGCATGCTCAAGAACCTCATTCATTCAAAGCACAAGATGATTGCTATGGGAAGTGCTGCAGCTTTAAGGaatctcatggcaaatagacctGCAAAGTATAAAGATGCCAATATCATGTCTCCTGGTTCAAGTCTGCCTTCTCTTCATGTCAGGAAACAAAAGGCCCTGGAAGCAGAATTAGATGCTCAGCATTTATCAGAAACTTTTGACAATATTGACAATTTAAGTCCCAAAGCATCTCATCGTAGTAAGCAGAGACACAAGCAAAATCTCTATGGTGACTATGTTTTTGACACCAATCGACATGATGATAACAGGTCAGACAATTTTAATACTGGAAACATGACTGTCCTATCACCATACTTAAATACCACAATATTGCCCAGCTCTTCTTCATCAAGGGGAAGTTTAGATAGCTCTCGTTCTGAGAAAGATCGAAGTTTGGAGAGAGAACGAGGTATTAGCCTAGGCAACTATCACCCAGCAACAGAAAATCCAGGAACCTCTTCAAAGCGAGGTTTGCAGATTCCTACCACTGCAGCCCAGATTGCCAAAGTCATGGAAGAAGTATCAGCTATTCATACGTCCCAGGAAGACAGAAGTTCTGGGTCTACCACAGAACTACACTGTGGGACAGATGAGAGGAATGCACTCAGAAGAAGCTCTACCacccacacacatgcaaacacttACAACTTTACCAagtcagaaaactcaaacagaaCATGTCCAATACCATATGCCAAAGTGGAATATAAGAGATCTTCAAATGATAGTTTAAACAGTGTCAGCAGTAGTGACGGTTATGGTAAAAGAGGTCAGATGAAACCTTCAATTGAATCCTATTCTGAAGATGATGAAAGTAAATTTTGCAGCTATGGTCAGTATCCAGCTGACCTAGCCCATAAAATACATAGTGCAAATCATATGGATGATAATGATGGAGAGCTAGATACACCGATTAATTATAGTCTTAAATATTCTGATGAACAGTTGAACTCTGGGAGGCAGAGCCCTTCACAGAATGAAAGATGGGCAAGACCCAAACATATCCTAGAAGATGAAATAAAACCGAATGAGCAGAGACAATCAAGGAGTCAAAGCACAGCTTATCCTGTATATCCTGAGAGCAGTGATGATAAACATCTCAAGTTCCAACCACACTTTGGGCAGCAGGAATGTGTTTCCCCATACAGGTCAAGAGCAGCCAATGGATCTGAAACAAATCGAGTAGGCTCTAACCATGGAATTAGTCAAAATGTGACCCAGTCTTTGTGTCAAGAAGATGACTATGAAGATGATAAACCAACCAACTATAGTGAACGTTACTCTGAGGAAGGGCAGCATGAGGAAGAAGAGAGACCAACCAATTATAGCATAAAATACAGTGAAGAAAAACATCACGTGGATCAGCCTATTGATTATAGTTTAAAATACACCACAGACATTCCTTCTTCACAGAAACCAGCATTTTCATTCTCAAAGAATTCATCTGGACAGAGCACAAAAACTGAACACATCTCTTCAAGCAGCGAGAATACGTCCACAACTTCATCTAATGCCAAGAGGCAGAATCAGCTGCATCCAAGCTCAGCACAAAGCAGAAGTGGGCAGACCCCAAAAGCCACCTCTTCCTCTTGCAAAGTCCCCTCTATCAACCAAGAAACAATACAGACTTACTGTGTAGAAGATACCCCAATATGCTTTTCAAGATGCAGTTCATTATCATCTTTGTCATCTGCTGAAGATGAAGTAGGGTGTGATCAGACAACGCAGGAAGCAGAGTCCGCTAACACTCTGCAGATAGCCGAAATCAAGGACAACAGCGGACCTAGGTCAAATGAAGATTCTGTGAGTAAAGTTCCAACAGTGTCGCAGCACATTAGAACCAAATCCAGCAGACTCCAGGCTTCTGGTCTGTCTTCAGAGTCAGCCAGGCACAAAGCTGTTGAATTTTCTTCAGGGGCCAAATCTCCTTCCAAGAGTGGTGCTCAGACACCCAAAAGTCCGCCAGAGCACTACGTTCAGGAGACCCCACTCATGTTCAGCAGATGTACTTCGGTCAGTTCACTTGATAGTTTTGAGAGTCGCTCGATTGCCAGCTCTGTTCAGAGTGAACCCTGCAGTGGAATGGTAAGTGGCATTATAAGCCCCAGTGACCTCCCAGATAGCCCTGGACAAACCATGCCACCAAGCAGAAGTAaaacccctcctcctcctccacctcctcctcctcctcagacaGTTCAAACGAAGCAGGAAGTACCTAAAAATAAAGCACCTAGTGctgaaaagagagaaagtggACCTAAGCAAGCTGCGGTAAATGCTGCAGTACAAAGGGTCCAGGTTCTTCCAGATGCTGATACTCTGTTACATTTTGCCACAGAGAGTACTCCTGATGGATTTTCTTGTTCGTCTAGCCTGAGTGCACTGAGCCTTGATGAGCCATTTATTCAGAAAGATGTGGAACTAAGAATAATGCCTCCAGTTCAGGAAAATGACAACGGGAATGAAACAGAAAGTGAGCAGCCTGAAGAATCAAatgaaaaccaagaaaaagaggcagaaaaaccCACTGATTCTGAAAAAGATCTTTTAGATGAGTCAGATGATGATGATATTGAAATACTAGAAGAGTGTATAATTTCTGCCATGCCAACAAAATCTTCACGCAAAGCCAAAAAACCAGCCCAGACTACTTCGAAATTACCTCCACCTGTGGCAAGGAAACCAAGTCAGCTCCCTGTATACAAACTTCTGCCATCACAGAACAGGTTACAGGCACAAAAGCATGTTAGTTTTACACCAGGAGATGATATGCCACGGGTGTATTGTGTAGAAGGAACACCTATAAACTTTTCCACAGCTACATCTCTGAGTGATCTAACGATAGAATCCCCTCCAAATGAGTtagctgctggagaaggggttaGAGCAGGGGCACAGTCAAGTGAATTTGAAAAACGAGATACCATTCCTACCGAAGGCAGAAGTACAGATGAGGCTCAAAGAGGGAATGCCTCGTCTGTCACTGTACCTGAACTGGATGACAATAAAACAGAAGAAGGTGATATTCTTGCAGAATGCATTAATTCTGCTATGCCCAAAGGAAAAAGTCACAAGCCTTTCCGTGTGAAAAAGATTATGGACCAGGTCCAACAAGCATCTATGTCTTCATCTGGAACTAACAAAAACCAATTAGATGGTAAGACAAAGAAACCGACTTCACCAGTAAAACCTATACCACAAAGTACTGAATACAGGACACGTGTAAGAAAAAATACAGactcaaaaaataatttaaatgccgAAAGAAatttctcagaaaacaaagactcaAAGAAACAGCACTTGAAAAATAACTCCAAGGACCTCAATGATAAACTGCCAAATAATGAAGACGGAGTCAGAGGAAGTTTTACTTTTGATTCACCTCATCACTACACACCCATTGAAGgcactccatactgtttttcacgaAATGACTCTTTGAGTTCTCTAGATTTTGACGATGATGATGTTGACCTTTCCAGGGAAAAGGCTGAATTAAGAAaggggaaggaaaataaagaatcaGAAGCTAAAGTGACCAACCACACAGAACTAACCTCAAACCAACAATCAGCTAGTAAGACACCAGCTGTTACAAAGCAGCCAATAACCAGAGGTCAGTCTAAACCCGTGCTGCAGAAGCAGTCCACTTTTCCCCAGTCTTCCAAAGATATGCCAGACAGAGGGGCAGCAACAGATGAGAAATTACAGAATTTCGCGATTGAAAATACTCCAGTTTGCTTTTCTCGAAATTCCTCTCTAAGCTCTCTTAGTGACATTGatcaagaaaacaacaacaacaaggaaaatgAACCTATCAAAGAGACAGAGCCCCCTGCCTCACAGGGAGAACCAGGTAAACCCCAGGCCTCAGGTTATGCTCCTAAATCATTTCACGTGGAAGACACCCCTGTttgtttctcaagaaacagtTCTCTCAGTTCTCTCAGCATTGATTCTGAAGATGACCTGTTGCAGGAATGTATAAGTTCTGCAATGCcgaaaaagaaaaagccttcaAGGCTCAAGCCTGATAATGAAAAGCATAGTCCCAGAAATATGAGTGGCATATTAGCGGAAGATTTGACACTCGATTTGAAAGATATACAGAGACCAGATTCAGAACATGGTTTATCCCCAGATTCAGAAAATTTTGATTGGAAAGCTATTCAGGAAGGTGCAAATTCCATAGTAAGTAGTTTacatcaagctgctgctgctgcatgttTATCTCGACAAGCTTCATCTGATTCAGATTCCATCCTTTCACTGAAATCGGGCATCTCTCTGGGATCACCATTTCATCTTACACCTGATCAAGAAGAAAAACCCTTTATGAATAATAAAGGCCCACGAATTCTAAAACCTGGGGAGAAAAGTACATTGGAAACTAAAAAAATAGAATctgaaaataaaggaataaaaggagGCAAAAAGGTTTATAAAAGTTTGATTACTGGAAAAGTTCGATCTAATTCGGAAATTTCGAGCCAAATGAAACAACCCCTTCCAACAAACATGCCTTCAATCTCTCGAGGTAGGACAATGATTCATATTCCAGGAGTTCGGAATAGCTCTTCAAGTACAAGCCCAGTTTCTAAAAAAGGCCCACCCCTCAAGACTCCAGCCTCCAAAAGCCCTAGTGAAGGTCAGCCGGCTACCACCTCTCCCAGAGGAACCAAGCCATCAGTGAAGTCAGAATTAAGCCCTGTTACAAGGCAGGCATCCCAGACAGCGGCATCAAACAAAGGACCTTCTAGATCAGGATCTAGAGATTCCACTCCTTCAAGACCCGCCCAGCAACCATTAAGTAGACCAATGCAGTCTCCAGGGCGAAACTCAATCTCTCCTGGTAGAAATGGAATAAGTCCCCCTAACAAATTATCTCAACTACCAAGGACGTCATCCCCTAGTACTGCTTCAACTAAGTCCTCAGGTTCTGGGAAAATGTCTTACACATCTCCTGGCAGACAGATGAGCCAGCAGAACCTCACCAAACAAACGGGCTTATCCAAGAATGGCAGTGGTATCCCAAGGAGTGAATCTGCCTCCAAAGGGCTAAATCAAATGAGTAGTAATAATGGAGCCAATAAAAAAGTAGAACTTTCCAGAATGTCTTCAACAAAGTCAAGTGGAAGTGAATCCGATAGGTCAGAGAGACCTGTATTAGTACGCCAATCAACTTTCATCAAAGAAGCTCCAAGCCCAACCCTAAGGAGAAAACTGGAGGAATCTGCTTCATTTGaatctctttctccatcttctaGGCCCGATTCTCCCACACGGTCCCAGGCACACACTCCAGTTTTAAGTCCTTCCCTTCCTGATATGTCTCTACCTACACATTCGTCTGTTCAGTCTGGTGGATGGCGAAAACTCCCACCTAACCTCAGTCCCACCATAGAGTACAACGATGGAAGACCAGTAAAGCGCCATGATATAGCGCGCTCTCATTCCGAAAGTCCTTCCAGACTTCCCATCAATAGGTCAGGGACCTGGAAACGTGAGCACAGCAAACACTCATCATCACTTCCTCGAGTAAGCACTTGGAGAAGAACTGGAAGTTCATCCTCAATTCTTTCTGCTTCATCAGAATctagtgaaaaggcaaaaagtgagGATGAAAAACAAGTGAACTCTATTTCAGGAAGCAAACAAACTAAAGAAAACCAGGTATCCACAAAAGGaacatggagaaaaataaaagaaagtgaaatttctCCCACAAATAGTACGTCTCAGACCACTTCTTCAGGTGCTGCAAATGGTGCTGAATCAAAAACTCTGATTTATCAAATGGCACCTGCTGTTTCTAAAACAGAGGATGTTTGGGTGAGAATTGAGGATTGCCCCATTAACAACCCTAGATCTGGAAGATCTCCAACAGGAAATTCTCCCCCCGTGATTGACACTGTTTCAgaaaagggaagcccaaacccTAAAGATTCAAAAGATAATCAGGGAAAACAAAATGTGAGCAATGGTAGTGCCCCTACACGCACCATGGGTCTGGAAAACCGCCTGAATTCCTTTATTCAGGTAGATCCCCCAGACCAAAAAGGAACTGAGACAAAACCGGGACAAAGTAATAACCCTGTCCCTACATCCGAGACTAATGAAAGTTCTATAGCTGAGCGTACCCCGTTTAGTTCTAGCAGCTCAAGCAAGCACAGTTCACCAAGTGGGACTGTCGCCGCCAGGGTGAGTCCTTTTAATTACAACCCAAGCCcaaggaaaagcagcacagatggcACTTCCGCCCGACCGTCTCAGATCCCGACGCCAGTGAGTAACAACACAAAGAAACGCGACTCAAAACCCGACAGCACGGAACCCAGTGGGACTCAAAGTCCGAAACGTCATTCCGGGTCTTACCTTGTGACATCTGTGTGA